CACCGCGAACAGCCCGCCCTCGATGTGCTGGAACGGATAACGCTCGCCACCAATGAGGGCCACCACTTCGACCGCGTGCGGTCGGTACGCGCGGATGACCGTGTGGTCGCCGTACTCGTGCGCTCCCAGGATCGAATGCGGGTCGTGGTGTTCGCCGGCAAGCAGACGGTTCACGTCGGCTGTGTGCGGGCGTAGGTGCGGGCTCGTGCGTTGGTTGGTCTGCGTCATCTCGTCACTCCCTACGCAGTAGGTTGAGTCGTTGGTCGGGCGGCACCTGGGGCATGTTCAGCACGTGCGCCACCGCCCTGGCCGGGTCGAGGCGGACGTAATTGGCTTGGCCCCATTGATATTCATCGCCGGTGATCTCGTCGCGTACCCAGAAGCGGTCGTAGGGTTCCATCCCCAGTGCGCCCATGTCGAGCCAGAGCGTGGCCTCTTCGGGGCCGAACGGGTTGAGCGTCACCACCACCAGCACCTGGTCGCCCGTCACCGGGTCGAACTTGCTGTAGGACAACATGCCGTCGTTGTCGACGTGGTGGAATTTGATGGTGCGCAGCTGATGCAGCGCGGGGTGCACGCGACGGATCTCGTTGAGCCGGGTCAGGAACGGCTCCAGCGATTCACCGTCGGCCAGCGCCGCCTCGAAATCGCGCGGCCGCAGCTCGTACTTCTCGGAGTTGAGGTACTCCTCGCTGCCCTCGCGGACGGCGCGGTGCTCGAAGAGCTCATACCCCGAATAGACACCCCATGCTGAACTCATCGTCGAGGCCAGCACCGCACGGATCGCGAACATGCCGGGACCGCCGTGCTGCAGGCTCTCGTGCAGGATGTCCGGGGTGTTGACGAACAGATTGGGACGTGCGTAGTCGGCGTGCGCAGCGATCTCCTGACCGAACTCGGTGAGCTCCCACTTCGCCGTTCGCCACGTGAAATACGTGTAGGACTGCGTGAATCCGAGTTTGGCCAGGCCGTAGAGCCGCGCCGGCCGAGTGAACGCCTCCGAGAGGAACAGGACGTCGGGATCGTCGTTCTTGACCTTGCCGATCAGCCAGGCCCAGAAGTTCGGCGGCTTGGTGTGCGGGTTGTCCACCCGAAACACCTTGACCCCGTGCGAAACCCAGAACCGCACCACCCGTAGCACTTCGGCGTATATCCCCGCCGGGTCGTTGTCGAAGTTGATCGGATAGATGTCCTGGTACTTCTTCGGCGGGTTCTCGGCATAGGCGATGGTGCCGTCGGGCAGCACCGTGAACCATTCCGGGTGCTCCTTGGCCCACGGATGGTCGGGGGCGCACTGCAGCGCAAGGTCCAGTGCCACCTCCATGCCGAGATCGCGGGTGGCGGCGACGAAGTCGTCGAAATCCT
The nucleotide sequence above comes from Mycolicibacterium moriokaense. Encoded proteins:
- a CDS encoding alpha-1,4-glucan--maltose-1-phosphate maltosyltransferase; this encodes MVGRIGIDDVAPVVSGGKFPAKAVVGEVVPVRATVWREGHDAVAATLVVRYHGSTYPQLVNGPAAPTPEPVPIEKVVTPPTRMKRQHLPMALGTTPDVFHGQFTPDSVGLWTFRVDAWGDPITTWRNAVTVKLDAGQGEVELSNDLLVGARLLERASTGVPRKLRAPILAAAEALRQPGDPFARAGAALSDEVAALLADYPLRELVTRGEQYGVWVDRPLARFGSWYEMFPRSTGGWDKKGKPVHGTFATATKALPRIAAMGFDVVYLPPIHPIGKVHRKGPNNSVTAAPGDVGSPWAIGSDEGGHDAVHPQLGTIEDFDDFVAATRDLGMEVALDLALQCAPDHPWAKEHPEWFTVLPDGTIAYAENPPKKYQDIYPINFDNDPAGIYAEVLRVVRFWVSHGVKVFRVDNPHTKPPNFWAWLIGKVKNDDPDVLFLSEAFTRPARLYGLAKLGFTQSYTYFTWRTAKWELTEFGQEIAAHADYARPNLFVNTPDILHESLQHGGPGMFAIRAVLASTMSSAWGVYSGYELFEHRAVREGSEEYLNSEKYELRPRDFEAALADGESLEPFLTRLNEIRRVHPALHQLRTIKFHHVDNDGMLSYSKFDPVTGDQVLVVVTLNPFGPEEATLWLDMGALGMEPYDRFWVRDEITGDEYQWGQANYVRLDPARAVAHVLNMPQVPPDQRLNLLRRE